From one Microbulbifer sp. A4B17 genomic stretch:
- a CDS encoding HlyD family type I secretion periplasmic adaptor subunit, with translation MKRFLSFLKFGRWIKKRDSVLEFVPAALEVEQSPPNPLGLWLINTICLFFAIAILWAIFGKIDIVAIAEGTVIPDGKVKTVQAKELSVVRKIHVEEGSRVNAGDPLITLDATNATADQDRLEGELAVSRARLVREQVFSTYLPELREGRVGVIEKALITLEMEMAEVGAKDQLRFQRTLLKGYFSDYLAEVNLIDQQVSSKHQELSMSRALVRKAEKKLPILTERTDSLRKLLDRQMVARDRYLELEQQRIDAEEELALEQERIGQYQSQLKELNLQASALLSNALYKSYSQQEELERNITVQNKELEKAKLRSEQQVIRAPIAGTVQELAIHTEDAVLEPAQALMQIVPAGSALQVQAWILNKDIGFVEEGHPVTVKVSTYNFTKYGTVSGVVTNLSKDAVMDEEQGYRYLCDIELDAQELKQSNQTALLLRAGMHVVAEVKTGKRNIYEYFTKPVRESLSSSFSER, from the coding sequence ATGAAGCGTTTCCTCTCTTTCTTGAAATTTGGTCGCTGGATAAAAAAGCGGGACTCAGTACTGGAGTTTGTTCCGGCTGCACTGGAGGTGGAGCAATCACCGCCAAACCCACTGGGATTATGGCTAATCAATACTATTTGTTTGTTTTTTGCTATTGCTATTCTTTGGGCCATTTTTGGCAAGATTGATATTGTTGCCATAGCGGAGGGAACCGTAATTCCCGACGGTAAGGTGAAAACTGTTCAGGCTAAAGAGTTATCGGTAGTTCGAAAAATTCATGTAGAAGAGGGTAGCCGAGTTAATGCAGGAGACCCTCTAATTACCCTGGATGCCACTAATGCAACTGCGGATCAGGACAGGTTAGAGGGAGAGCTGGCTGTTTCCCGTGCGCGCCTGGTAAGGGAGCAAGTATTCAGCACTTATTTGCCTGAATTGCGCGAAGGCCGGGTGGGCGTAATAGAAAAGGCCTTGATTACCCTGGAAATGGAGATGGCTGAGGTTGGCGCGAAGGACCAATTACGCTTTCAGCGCACCCTATTAAAGGGGTATTTCTCTGATTACCTTGCTGAAGTTAATTTAATCGATCAGCAGGTTTCCTCAAAGCATCAAGAGCTCAGTATGTCGCGTGCTTTGGTTAGAAAAGCTGAGAAGAAACTGCCCATTTTAACCGAGCGTACTGACTCCCTGCGAAAGTTGCTGGATCGGCAAATGGTGGCCCGGGATAGATACCTCGAGCTGGAACAGCAGCGTATTGATGCAGAGGAGGAATTGGCGCTTGAGCAGGAAAGAATTGGCCAATATCAATCTCAATTGAAAGAGCTTAATTTACAAGCTTCAGCTCTACTAAGTAACGCCCTTTATAAAAGTTACTCACAGCAGGAAGAGTTGGAGCGTAATATCACAGTACAAAATAAGGAATTGGAAAAAGCAAAACTGCGCAGTGAACAGCAGGTAATCCGAGCACCTATAGCTGGCACTGTACAAGAGCTTGCCATCCATACCGAAGATGCCGTTCTAGAGCCCGCCCAAGCCCTGATGCAGATAGTACCTGCTGGCAGTGCTTTACAAGTCCAGGCTTGGATATTGAATAAAGATATTGGTTTTGTTGAAGAGGGGCATCCAGTAACGGTGAAGGTGTCTACTTATAATTTTACCAAATATGGAACTGTCTCGGGGGTTGTTACTAATCTCTCAAAAGATGCAGTCATGGATGAAGAGCAAGGCTATCGCTATCTATGTGATATCGAACTGGATGCCCAAGAGTTAAAACAGTCAAATCAGACGGCTCTTTTGTTGCGTGCGGGTATGCATGTTGTGGCAGAGGTAAAAACAGGAAAGAGAAATATTTATGAATATTTTACTAAGCCTGTTCGGGAGTCTCTATCCAGTAGTTTTTCGGAGCGATGA
- a CDS encoding calcium-binding protein → MAFVFNSDQLQKIQDAVDEISENNLDNWELAYNAVVEVLGDALASGMVAPEDRSYVDAVHVWFKGAVMVNTGQGVFSKLIRTYTKRQLELHTGNTYLEQDIADLMQTASNAIAGNVIVNEILSEEFGHKLPELSEIADRDATQALSIVFKDIESNDSGVNAANGGGAAWSGSILFSMFSQPGSLSDESYRLLSVGDKGSFDTVDDFRNILFAFEAFSVAAKEVVTSLAKFETKPLADDLLIFADLLSVDRGSWENIYEEVMEAYEGALDLAGPALMDWSWNTLLSQMMKGSLAHEAFSHVADFNIYELVDKLGELYGFDFGTVDADDFRTNAHHIFDEIKSQGDLNTDFKLLCNVSVSDLFNEAENSIGYRYALHSLSPFVLGDDISAYSDHNSNGQLDLYDQNTGKGQLTIPYLQDRAEMLYLLIEKTISGSQPRHNESSEYYDFESGTIVSVDSVSNSQVSRRYMFGSEAGESIEGGGESDHLYGMDGMDILTGNKGDDYLEGGLGADEYVFYYGDGNDFIFDISAGNSITIESETITSLEGVSYASDIFINEDEDIQLVKFESGFVITYKDASGKVGTVTVENAEVEDFGITLSDYKEEVDEPEIPSDILIVGDGDLDNDGDIHPDWIGFGNLERSDEVNSKSIHFDASLISDEHPEFENGGRDINWLFVGGYNDDILISESGASPVFNRPMLHGHDGNDTIKIGAIDWGLAGGGNGDDFLEHSGGDIYLFGDEVYFDESLEDDGDGSDTLISHSEGAKTMDGGGGDDYLISTEIGDAALAGGSGSDFIQSGDGNDNLFGDGRIYVESSFDEDGKQVGYIFSYRLQDIVDQNKNYNDVIDAGNGNNSVWGGAGEDTIIAGDGNDEIWGDIAHADALTNWQGSLGQDVPVEMHGADLIYSGAGDDLVIGGGGDDVIYAGAGDDRISGDDGWFEDLGGNDYINGEAGDDTIYGGNGEDTLLGDSGEDFIAGGEGNDRIEGGADNDKLYGEDGDDTLFGGEGDDKLQGAKGNDYLEGGDGNDHIQDYWNTDTSEYNILLGGAGADVLLSGNGSDWLDGGSGSDYLFGGVGDDTLIGGSENDVLVGGNGNDWIAGGHGRDYMFGGYGNDTYSLSAGDGLDDIIDYSGNNEVYIDGASLDTANLYQYGSALLLIYGDNNAVSIKGDSIDIYLNGEELTGEYIASNLQYQALNIGTRIANNRSESSQSSTFSTGSSVVGSSALFASTGTGSAFAQSTVNDDSTAESGTTFMAWYAGQLISVDASTEGVDPIDPSTWLQRGAISLTGALTYYTSDSGEVMAGVPAEDGSYLVPAGATMEHILLPDGTLLSHEPSFATESNLVATPGEDLDLPEGAVGDTSGISADDEIIDGTSSDDTLSGGTGMDLISGESGVDTIDGGEGDDIVFGGEGSDVLSGSDGNDFLYGGEGADNVQGGEGDDYIAGDAGDDNLQGGNGNDLLIGGEGNDTLSGGAGSDKYYFGLNHGQDIIDNSSDTGFSTIAFSDDISPYRMVVTRSGDDLILENSDTGDTVSITNYFASDASTVTAIDQIEFYGGDLVWSVDDIKAMVLIGDDADNIIKGYNNSNDILEGGSGNDYLIGGAGDDSLEGGYGDDVLEGGSGDDVYLVGANGGHDQIIDLSSENNQLQFSADILPESVKAIRSENDLVLSVVDGDSSVTITDYFDSSGEKISTISFTDGTNWDVSQVKQLVLTGTTASETISGYESDDIINGEQGNDTLIGNGGSDTYLFSLGDGQDQIITGEQDIATTETVRFDETVSESSVAVERSGDDLVIRYSANDAVTVKDFFVNEGFTGSAVDRVEFSSGAIWTLEDLKAKVLLGDSESNTIEAYSSDDLLIGNGGDDTLIGGSGSDTYQFSIGDGSDLITDSAGDQDRIDFTDVNPEDVLLRRDGTDLLITNVSTSDTIRVRDQFATAAGAVSVSGVNSIAFANGSVWDYEQIKQSVLAGTDEADEIFGHADADTIDAGKGDDTIYGAIGNDIISGGEGADQIYGEDGDDDLYGGEGNDYLDGGSGFSRLYGDTGDDTLIGSGELSGGDGNDILNGQGSDLLIGGTGNDELKGLAESDVYRFSMGDGVDHIDDQGGDSDRLEFTDVNPEDLVLRRDGNDLVITNSVSGDSIRITDQFSSQTESVAGSGIDSIVFADSTSWNYEEIKQQALLGTDGTDSIYGHADDDTIVAGSGSDIVYGQNGDDVISGAAGQDQLFGGIGNDEIHGGEDADTIYGNSGDDQLYGDEGNDVIEDYSGANTIYGGEGNDQLSGNGTLSGDAGADTLTGSGLLDGGEGNDIINGEGSDTLIGGAGDDVISAYSYYGTQNNNILEGGTGNDTLYGSFGDDEYRFNLGDGQDILTERRYGEDSSDIDPSSDSIRFGAGISQVDLKFERHGNDMLIAHSNGSDSIRVTDWFSGLTDHHKINEIIFDDGSTLDLAQIESRVITYGTSGDDTLWGYRELSEHLIGGEGDDRYVYYPGGGQDVIDNTGGGEDWLFFNGGIGRDRLSFQREGDDLLILVDEDSEQSVRILNHFLGGDYAIDYVQPNGDDPLNQEFALTGSEINQIVAAGSSDFDAVIEGTSSDDENLQGTSGNDQVNGLEGNDTLFGMAGDDEILGGEGDDYLSGGTGHNSNSGNDTLYGEDGDDILFGEDGDDFLAGGSGNDQYHIYTNNGVDTIDNTGGGTDLVLFWDGITHEQLSFHQDGIDLLILIDSDMNQKIRVLGHFEGGEKAISAIWSDNGTYSISAANITNLLVPLPTDNGGTDNGGTDNGGIEFDSVIEGTANSEQLLGTSDNDQISGFAGSDTLYGFGGDDELLGGADADTLVGGNGSGSGSGKDTLYGGEGDDQMYGEDESDTLDGGDGSDWLVGGDGDDLLYGGNDNDILSGEGGNDILVGGLGDDDYYFGINGGVDTIDNTGGGTDWIMLTDGITREQLSFHQDGDDLVILIDSDLNQQLRVQGHFLGGDNAISYVQPNDGGSAIPASSIPGLLAALPTSDVVASSNFMASALVEPSQEEVAECDGFEVGVDESSIVTSDSALQADMTDSLVNAMAAFGGEPMGESQFSSGSQEEVETVIACNFQVA, encoded by the coding sequence ATGGCTTTTGTTTTTAATTCTGATCAACTACAAAAAATTCAGGATGCGGTTGATGAAATTAGTGAGAACAACCTGGATAACTGGGAGTTAGCCTATAACGCAGTAGTTGAGGTTCTTGGAGATGCCCTTGCAAGCGGAATGGTGGCTCCCGAAGATAGATCATACGTAGATGCTGTACATGTATGGTTTAAGGGTGCTGTAATGGTGAATACAGGACAGGGTGTATTTTCCAAGTTAATCCGGACTTACACTAAAAGGCAGTTGGAGCTGCATACCGGTAATACTTACCTAGAGCAGGATATTGCAGATTTAATGCAGACTGCCTCAAATGCTATTGCTGGGAATGTGATAGTTAATGAAATTTTGAGTGAAGAATTTGGCCATAAGCTTCCTGAATTGAGCGAAATTGCAGATCGGGATGCTACTCAAGCTCTTAGCATAGTATTTAAAGATATCGAATCTAATGATTCTGGAGTTAACGCTGCGAATGGCGGCGGAGCAGCTTGGTCTGGATCTATTCTGTTTTCTATGTTTAGTCAGCCAGGCTCACTATCGGATGAGAGCTATAGATTGTTATCCGTAGGAGACAAAGGTAGTTTTGATACTGTAGACGACTTTAGAAACATCTTATTCGCTTTTGAGGCCTTCTCCGTTGCAGCTAAAGAAGTAGTTACCTCTCTAGCAAAATTTGAGACTAAGCCATTAGCCGACGACTTGTTGATATTTGCTGACCTGCTTTCTGTAGATAGGGGAAGCTGGGAAAATATATATGAAGAGGTGATGGAGGCCTATGAGGGTGCACTAGATCTTGCTGGTCCAGCTCTAATGGACTGGTCTTGGAATACTCTTCTGAGTCAGATGATGAAAGGGAGTCTTGCTCACGAGGCTTTTAGTCATGTGGCAGATTTTAACATCTATGAGCTTGTTGATAAACTAGGAGAGCTGTACGGATTTGATTTTGGTACAGTGGATGCTGATGACTTCCGAACTAATGCACATCACATTTTTGATGAGATTAAGTCGCAAGGTGATTTGAACACAGACTTCAAGCTTCTATGCAATGTGTCAGTTAGCGATTTGTTTAATGAGGCGGAGAATAGTATTGGTTATCGTTATGCTCTGCATAGCTTATCCCCTTTTGTTCTTGGTGATGATATAAGCGCTTATTCTGATCATAATAGTAATGGTCAATTGGATCTCTATGATCAAAATACCGGCAAAGGCCAGTTAACAATACCATATCTGCAAGATAGGGCTGAGATGCTATATCTTCTAATCGAAAAAACTATTTCAGGTTCACAGCCAAGGCACAATGAGTCTTCTGAATATTATGATTTTGAGAGTGGGACAATTGTATCTGTAGATTCCGTCTCTAATTCTCAGGTATCAAGACGTTATATGTTTGGTAGTGAAGCTGGTGAGTCCATAGAAGGTGGTGGAGAGTCAGATCATCTATATGGTATGGATGGGATGGATATCCTAACCGGAAATAAAGGGGATGACTATCTAGAAGGTGGTTTGGGGGCGGATGAGTACGTTTTTTATTATGGTGACGGTAACGACTTCATTTTTGATATTTCAGCTGGCAACTCGATAACCATTGAAAGTGAAACTATTACTAGCCTAGAAGGCGTCTCTTACGCTAGTGATATATTTATAAATGAAGATGAAGATATTCAGCTCGTTAAATTCGAAAGCGGTTTTGTAATTACCTATAAAGATGCTTCTGGTAAAGTTGGAACTGTCACTGTAGAAAATGCTGAGGTTGAGGATTTCGGGATTACCCTTAGTGATTATAAAGAAGAAGTAGATGAACCTGAAATTCCCTCGGATATTCTTATAGTTGGTGATGGTGATCTGGATAACGACGGAGATATACATCCAGACTGGATAGGTTTTGGGAATTTAGAGCGTAGCGATGAAGTTAACTCGAAATCTATACATTTTGATGCAAGCTTGATTAGTGATGAGCATCCCGAGTTCGAAAATGGTGGCAGAGATATCAACTGGCTGTTTGTTGGTGGATATAATGATGATATCTTGATATCTGAGTCTGGCGCTAGCCCCGTGTTTAATAGGCCTATGCTGCATGGGCATGATGGGAATGACACAATAAAAATTGGTGCGATTGACTGGGGGCTTGCAGGTGGCGGGAATGGTGACGATTTCCTCGAGCACAGCGGTGGAGATATTTATTTATTTGGCGATGAAGTCTATTTTGATGAATCACTAGAAGATGATGGTGACGGGAGTGATACTTTAATTAGTCATTCTGAAGGTGCTAAAACCATGGATGGTGGTGGTGGTGACGACTACCTCATCTCGACAGAAATTGGTGACGCCGCTCTTGCAGGTGGTAGTGGTTCTGATTTCATTCAAAGTGGAGATGGTAATGACAATCTTTTTGGTGATGGGCGTATATATGTCGAGTCAAGTTTTGACGAGGATGGAAAGCAAGTAGGTTATATCTTCTCTTATCGTCTTCAGGATATAGTTGATCAAAATAAAAACTATAACGACGTAATAGATGCGGGTAACGGCAACAATTCTGTTTGGGGGGGGGCAGGTGAGGATACAATTATTGCTGGTGATGGCAACGATGAAATCTGGGGTGATATTGCTCATGCAGATGCTTTAACTAATTGGCAAGGATCGCTTGGCCAAGATGTGCCTGTAGAAATGCATGGTGCCGATTTAATTTATTCTGGTGCAGGTGATGACCTTGTAATTGGTGGTGGCGGAGATGATGTGATTTATGCTGGTGCAGGGGATGACAGAATTTCAGGTGATGATGGGTGGTTCGAAGACCTAGGTGGTAATGATTATATAAATGGCGAGGCAGGTGACGACACTATATACGGAGGTAATGGTGAAGATACCCTGTTGGGTGATTCTGGAGAGGATTTCATTGCAGGTGGTGAAGGTAATGATCGTATAGAGGGTGGTGCAGATAACGATAAACTCTACGGTGAAGATGGCGATGATACCTTATTTGGTGGGGAAGGAGATGACAAGCTTCAAGGGGCAAAAGGTAACGATTACCTAGAGGGTGGAGACGGTAATGACCATATTCAGGATTACTGGAATACAGATACTAGTGAATACAATATTCTGCTAGGTGGCGCTGGAGCAGATGTTCTTTTGTCTGGAAATGGTTCTGACTGGTTAGATGGCGGTAGTGGTTCAGACTATTTATTTGGGGGCGTGGGAGATGACACGCTAATCGGTGGCTCTGAAAATGATGTCCTTGTTGGTGGAAATGGAAATGACTGGATAGCCGGTGGTCATGGTAGAGATTATATGTTTGGCGGTTACGGTAATGATACATATTCATTGAGTGCTGGAGATGGGCTTGATGATATTATTGATTACTCAGGAAATAATGAAGTTTATATTGATGGAGCTTCTCTAGATACGGCTAATCTATATCAGTATGGAAGTGCTTTGTTGCTAATTTATGGCGATAATAATGCCGTATCCATAAAAGGCGATTCGATAGATATATATCTTAACGGTGAAGAGCTAACCGGGGAGTATATCGCCTCCAATTTACAGTATCAGGCGTTAAATATTGGCACTCGTATAGCAAATAATAGATCTGAGAGCTCACAATCTTCCACTTTTTCTACTGGCAGTTCTGTTGTGGGTAGCTCTGCTCTATTTGCTTCCACTGGCACTGGGTCTGCCTTTGCACAAAGTACTGTTAATGATGATTCAACTGCGGAAAGCGGTACGACTTTCATGGCTTGGTATGCGGGTCAATTGATTTCAGTAGATGCCTCTACAGAAGGCGTTGATCCTATTGATCCTTCTACCTGGCTTCAAAGAGGCGCAATATCTTTAACTGGTGCCTTAACTTATTACACTTCTGACTCAGGTGAAGTAATGGCTGGGGTTCCTGCGGAAGATGGTTCCTATCTAGTGCCCGCAGGAGCCACCATGGAGCACATTTTACTACCAGATGGTACCCTTCTTTCGCATGAACCTAGTTTTGCTACCGAATCAAATTTGGTTGCAACCCCGGGTGAAGATCTTGATTTGCCTGAAGGTGCAGTAGGAGACACCTCTGGTATTAGTGCTGATGATGAAATAATTGATGGAACTTCTTCGGATGACACTCTTTCCGGTGGTACCGGTATGGATTTGATAAGTGGTGAGTCTGGTGTAGATACTATCGATGGTGGCGAAGGTGACGATATTGTATTTGGTGGTGAGGGTAGTGATGTATTAAGTGGTTCTGATGGAAACGACTTTCTTTATGGTGGTGAAGGAGCTGATAATGTACAAGGTGGAGAAGGAGATGATTACATTGCTGGTGATGCCGGTGATGATAACCTGCAAGGTGGCAATGGCAATGATTTATTAATCGGTGGTGAAGGTAATGATACCTTGTCCGGAGGTGCAGGCTCAGACAAATACTACTTTGGGCTTAATCACGGCCAGGACATCATTGACAACAGTAGTGATACAGGTTTTAGCACTATTGCTTTTTCCGATGATATTAGCCCTTATAGGATGGTTGTTACTCGAAGTGGTGATGATCTCATCTTAGAAAATAGTGATACGGGAGATACGGTTTCTATTACTAATTATTTTGCCAGTGATGCATCTACTGTAACTGCGATTGATCAAATTGAATTTTATGGCGGTGACTTGGTGTGGAGTGTTGATGATATTAAAGCAATGGTTTTAATTGGTGATGATGCCGATAATATAATTAAAGGTTATAACAATAGTAATGATATTCTTGAGGGTGGTAGTGGCAATGATTATCTGATCGGTGGTGCAGGTGACGATAGCCTTGAAGGTGGCTATGGTGATGATGTTCTGGAAGGTGGAAGCGGTGATGATGTGTATTTGGTCGGTGCTAATGGAGGTCACGATCAGATAATCGATTTAAGTAGCGAAAACAACCAGCTGCAATTTAGTGCTGATATTCTCCCTGAATCAGTTAAGGCTATTCGTTCTGAAAATGACTTGGTACTCTCTGTTGTAGATGGGGATAGCTCGGTTACCATCACAGATTATTTTGACTCTTCTGGAGAAAAAATTTCCACGATTAGTTTTACTGATGGAACTAATTGGGATGTCTCTCAAGTCAAACAGCTGGTTCTAACAGGAACAACAGCTTCAGAAACTATTTCTGGCTATGAATCCGATGACATCATAAATGGTGAACAGGGTAATGATACCCTGATAGGTAATGGTGGAAGTGATACCTATTTGTTCTCTTTGGGTGATGGTCAAGATCAGATAATTACTGGGGAGCAAGATATTGCTACCACTGAGACGGTACGCTTCGATGAAACTGTCTCTGAGTCTTCTGTGGCCGTAGAACGCAGCGGCGATGACTTGGTTATTAGGTATAGTGCGAATGATGCTGTTACAGTAAAAGATTTCTTTGTAAATGAAGGATTTACTGGCTCTGCGGTAGATCGAGTTGAATTTAGCTCAGGTGCAATTTGGACGCTCGAAGATCTCAAAGCAAAAGTGCTACTAGGTGATAGCGAATCAAACACTATTGAAGCATATAGTTCTGATGATTTGCTTATTGGTAATGGTGGCGATGATACTCTTATTGGTGGCAGTGGTAGCGATACTTATCAATTCTCGATAGGTGATGGTTCAGATTTAATTACGGATAGCGCTGGCGATCAGGACCGTATTGATTTTACCGATGTAAACCCTGAAGACGTCCTGTTACGTCGGGATGGTACTGACCTTTTAATTACCAATGTTTCTACTTCAGACACTATTCGTGTACGAGATCAGTTTGCGACAGCAGCAGGTGCCGTGAGTGTATCAGGTGTTAATAGCATTGCATTTGCAAATGGTTCAGTTTGGGATTACGAGCAAATAAAACAAAGTGTATTAGCTGGTACCGATGAGGCTGATGAAATTTTTGGTCATGCAGATGCAGATACTATCGATGCCGGAAAAGGAGATGACACTATCTATGGTGCCATTGGTAATGACATTATTTCTGGTGGTGAAGGTGCTGACCAAATCTATGGAGAAGATGGAGATGATGATCTTTATGGTGGCGAAGGTAACGACTATCTCGACGGTGGTTCTGGCTTCAGTCGTCTCTATGGTGATACCGGTGACGATACGCTGATTGGAAGCGGTGAGCTTAGCGGTGGTGATGGCAATGATATCTTGAATGGCCAGGGCAGTGACCTGCTAATTGGTGGTACCGGAAATGATGAGCTGAAAGGGCTCGCAGAAAGTGATGTATATCGCTTTAGTATGGGAGACGGTGTCGATCATATAGATGATCAAGGCGGTGATTCAGATCGCTTGGAATTTACTGACGTGAACCCAGAAGACCTTGTTTTACGCCGTGACGGTAACGATTTGGTCATCACTAACTCCGTTTCTGGAGATAGTATCCGTATCACAGACCAGTTCTCATCTCAGACCGAATCCGTGGCTGGATCGGGCATCGACAGTATTGTTTTTGCTGATTCAACTTCCTGGAATTATGAAGAAATAAAACAGCAAGCGCTTCTGGGCACGGATGGCACTGATAGTATTTATGGCCACGCGGATGATGACACTATTGTAGCTGGAAGCGGTAGCGATATTGTTTATGGTCAAAATGGTGATGATGTCATTTCTGGTGCAGCAGGTCAGGATCAACTATTTGGCGGCATTGGAAATGACGAGATTCACGGTGGCGAAGATGCCGATACAATTTATGGCAACAGCGGTGACGATCAGCTTTACGGTGATGAAGGGAATGATGTTATTGAGGATTACTCTGGAGCAAATACGATTTATGGCGGTGAAGGTAATGACCAGCTGAGTGGTAATGGTACTTTATCTGGTGACGCTGGCGCTGACACATTAACCGGCTCAGGGCTGTTGGATGGCGGTGAAGGCAATGACATTATTAACGGTGAGGGTAGTGATACCTTAATCGGTGGCGCTGGTGATGATGTTATTTCTGCCTACAGTTACTACGGTACTCAAAATAACAATATCCTCGAAGGCGGTACAGGTAACGATACTTTATATGGTTCGTTTGGTGACGATGAGTATCGCTTCAATTTGGGAGATGGGCAGGATATCTTGACTGAGCGTCGTTATGGCGAGGATTCGAGTGATATTGATCCATCTTCAGACTCTATTCGATTTGGTGCAGGTATTTCCCAGGTTGACCTCAAATTTGAACGGCATGGCAATGATATGTTGATTGCTCATAGCAACGGTTCAGATTCTATTCGTGTTACCGATTGGTTTAGCGGCCTTACGGATCACCATAAAATCAATGAGATTATATTTGATGATGGCTCTACTCTAGACCTAGCTCAAATAGAAAGCCGTGTGATTACTTATGGCACCTCTGGGGATGACACTCTGTGGGGTTATAGAGAACTGAGTGAACACCTTATTGGCGGTGAAGGAGATGATCGTTATGTCTACTATCCTGGTGGTGGCCAGGATGTAATCGATAACACCGGCGGTGGTGAAGATTGGCTCTTCTTTAATGGTGGGATTGGCCGGGATCGTTTGAGTTTCCAGCGTGAGGGTGATGACTTACTGATACTGGTTGATGAGGATTCAGAGCAGTCTGTCCGAATACTGAATCACTTCTTGGGAGGTGATTATGCGATTGATTATGTCCAGCCCAATGGAGATGATCCCTTGAATCAGGAGTTCGCACTCACTGGGAGTGAAATTAACCAGATTGTTGCTGCAGGTAGTAGTGACTTTGATGCGGTTATCGAAGGCACGTCAAGTGATGATGAGAACCTGCAGGGTACATCGGGCAATGATCAAGTTAATGGGCTTGAGGGCAATGACACTTTATTTGGGATGGCGGGTGATGATGAAATTCTCGGTGGAGAGGGGGATGATTACCTCAGCGGAGGAACCGGTCACAATAGTAACTCTGGTAATGATACGCTCTACGGTGAGGATGGAGATGACATCCTGTTCGGTGAGGATGGAGATGATTTTCTAGCCGGAGGCTCGGGTAATGATCAATATCACATTTACACAAATAATGGTGTAGATACCATTGATAACACTGGTGGTGGAACTGACTTAGTACTTTTCTGGGATGGTATTACCCATGAGCAGTTGAGCTTCCATCAAGATGGAATTGATCTTCTAATATTGATTGATTCTGATATGAATCAGAAAATTCGAGTTTTGGGGCACTTTGAAGGCGGAGAAAAAGCTATTAGCGCGATATGGTCAGATAATGGTACTTATTCAATCTCTGCCGCTAATATTACCAATTTACTTGTTCCTTTGCCGACAGACAACGGTGGCACAGACAACGGTGGCACAGACAACGGTGGTATTGAGTTTGATAGTGTTATTGAAGGCACTGCAAATAGCGAGCAGCTATTAGGCACGTCTGACAATGATCAAATTAGTGGTTTTGCTGGTAGCGACACATTGTATGGCTTTGGAGGTGACGATGAGCTTCTAGGGGGAGCTGACGCTGATACGCTTGTTGGTGGAAATGGCTCTGGAAGTGGCTCAGGCAAAGACACATTATATGGTGGAGAGGGTGATGATCAAATGTATGGTGAAGATGAGAGTGACACCCTTGATGGAGGCGATGGTAGTGATTGGCTTGTTGGAGGAGATGGCGACGACTTGCTCTACGGTGGAAATGACAATGACATTTTATCCGGTGAAGGTGGCAATGATATTTTAGTTGGTGGTTTAGGAGATGATGACTACTATTTTGGAATAAATGGGGGTGTTGATACGATTGATAATACTGGCGGTGGTACAGATTGGATAATGCTTACCGATGGTATTACAAGAGAGCAACTTAGTTTCCATCAGGATGGTGATGATTTAGTAATTCTTATTGATTCTGATCTAAATCAGCAGTTGCGTGTCCAAGGGCATTTCTTGGGTGGGGACAATGCCATCAGTTATGTGCAGCCAAATGATGGCGGGAGTGCGATACCAGCCTCTAGCATTCCTGGTCTTCTTGCGGCACTCCCAACTTCGGATGTTGTTGCTAGCAGTAACTTTATGGCTAGTGCTTTGGTTGAGCCTAGCCAGGAAGAAGTTGCTGAATGTGATGGGTTTGAGGTCGGAGTTGATGAAAGTTCTATTGTGACATCTGACTCAGCGCTTCAAGCGGATATGACAGATAGCCTAGTCAATGCGATGGCTGCTTTTGGAGGTGAACCTATGGGTGAATCTCAGTTCTCTAGCGGCTCTCAGGAGGAAGTAGAGACGGTGATTGCCTGTAATTTCCAAGTAGCTTAG